A window of the Cololabis saira isolate AMF1-May2022 chromosome 19, fColSai1.1, whole genome shotgun sequence genome harbors these coding sequences:
- the rhot2 gene encoding mitochondrial Rho GTPase 2: MKQDVRILLLGEPKVGKTSLIMSLVGEEFPEEVPPRAEEITIPADVTPEKVPTHIVDYSEKEQSDETLRNEIIKANVVCVVYDVTNEDTIDKIKTKWIPLVNGDAEKGNKAPIILVGNKSDLRSGSSMETILPIMNQFSEIETCVECSAKNLKNISELFYYAQKAVLHPTAPLYDPEDKQLKAACVRALSRIFYISDQDNDHILSDAELNCFQKSCFGNPLAPQALEDVKTVVWKNTSDGVQDNGLTLNGFLFLNTLFIQRGRHETTWTILRKFGYDDNLELTDDYLYPELRVPVGCTTELNNFGHQFLQRMFDKYDEDKDSALSQTEVRNLFCVCPYMPWGADVYAAVPTTAGGYISNHGYHCQWMLSAYLDIHRCLEHLGYLGYPILTEQESQTAAVTVTREKEKDLEKRQTQRTVFLCKVIGPRGTGKTAFLQSFVGRNVLNEEDSSSAFSPYVINTIQISNQEKYLILNEVDVETDFLKTSDASCDVACLMYDTSDPTSFDYCASIYKQHYMESNIPCVLVASKMDLPEVKQFHGMTPAEFCYKHRLPPPMPFSSPLLDSTSRNIYTRLAWAAMYPHLNGSDMSNTSFWLRVALGSAVVAVLGFAIYRTVARLK, translated from the exons ATGAAGCAAGACGTCAGGATCCTGTTGTTGGGGGAAC CCAAAGTGGGGAAGACCTCGCTCATCATGTCTCTGGTGGGAGAAGAGTTCCCAGAAGAA GTTCCCCCCAGAGCTGAGGAGATCACCATCCCTGCTGACGTGACCCCAGAGAAGGTCCCGACTCACATTGTGGACTATTCAG AAAAAGAGCAGAGTGATGAAACCCTTAGAAATGAGATCATCAAG GCTAATGTGGTGTgtgtggtgtatgatgtcaccAACGAGGATACCATTGACAAG ATTAAAACTAAATGGATACCTTTAGTAAATGGAGATGCAGAGAAAGGAAACAA GGCTCCTATCATCCTTGTGGGAAACAAATCTGATCTGCGCAGTGGGAGTTCAATGGAAACCATCCTTCCCATTATGAACCAGTTCTCTGAGATTGAGACATGTGTCGAG TGTTCTGCAAAGAACCTAAAAAACATTTCAGAACTGTTCTATTATGCACAGAAGGCAGTTCTCCACCCCACTGCTCCTCTCTATGACCCTGAGGACAAACAG CTAAAGGCCGCATGCGTCCGAGCCCTCAGCAGAATATTTTACATCTCTGACCAAGATAACGATCATATCCTCAGCGATGCTGAACTCAACTGTTTTCAG AAGTCTTGTTTTGGGAATCCTCTGGCGCCTCAAGCCTTAGAAGATGTGAAAACTGTAGTTTGGAAAAACACCAGCGACGGGGTACAAGACAATGGGCTGACCCTCAATG GTTTCTTGTTTCTTAATACATTATTTATCCAAAGAGGCCGACATGAAACCACATGGACTATTCTCAGGAAGTTTGGTTACGACGATAACCTTGAGCTGACTGATGATTACCTTTACCCCGA ACTGCGGGTTCCCGTTGGCTGCACCACAGAGCTCAATAACTTCGGTCACCAGTTCCTCCAGCGTATGTTTGACAAGTATGATGAA gataAGGACTCTGCTCTGTCACAGACAGAGGTCAGGAACCTGTTTTGTGTGTGTCCATACATGCCGTGGGGTGCAGATGTGTACGCGGCTGTACCAACCACAGCCGGGGGCTACATTTCTAATCACGGCTACCACTGTCAGTGGAT GCTTTCTGCGTACCTTGACATTCACCGTTGCCTGGAGCACTTAGGATACCTAGGCTACCCAATCCTCACTGAGCAAGAGTCACAGACTGCTGCAGTCACAG TGACGcgggagaaagagaaagatttGGAAAAGCGCCAGACTCAGCGGACAGTGTTTCTTTGCAAGGTCATTGGACCCAGAGGGACAGGCAAGACAGCTTTTCTCCAGTCCTTTGTGGGCCGCAATGTTCTG AATGAGGAAGATTCCAGCAGTGCCTTCTCACCATATGTCATAAATACTATCCAAATCAGCAACCAGGAGAAATATCTCATC CTCAATGAGGTAGATGTTGAGACAGACTTCCTGAAGACATCAGACGCCTCCTGTGATGTCGCTTGTCTCATGTATGACACCAGTGATCCCACTTCTTTCGACTATTGTGCCAGTATATACAAG CAACATTACATGGAGAGCAACATCCCGTGTGTGCTAGTTGCATCCAAGATGGACCTTCCTGAAGTCAAGCAGTTCCATGGGATGACTCCTGCAGAGTTCTGCTACAAACACCGACTTCCTCCGCCGATGCCCTTCTCCAGCCCGTTGCTCGATTCCACCAGCAGGAACATCTACACCAGGCTTGCCTGGGCAGCAATGTACCC ACACCTGAATGGTTCAGACATGAGCAACACTTCTTTCTGGCTAAGGGTGGCGCTAGGCTCTGCTGTGGTTGCTGTTCTGGGTTTTGCCATCTACAGAACTGTCGCCAGACTGAAATGA